From a single Candidatus Eisenbacteria bacterium genomic region:
- a CDS encoding isoamylase early set domain-containing protein, translating to MVRPEEDGRILFRFSCPERQGPVFLVGDFNGWSERRHPMERTPDGHWRIRIPLPPGRYAFKYLCRGDWYNDPQADAYRENAWGSVDSLISIPRSR from the coding sequence ATGGTCCGTCCAGAAGAGGACGGGAGAATCCTCTTTCGCTTCTCCTGTCCGGAAAGGCAGGGACCGGTTTTCCTGGTGGGGGACTTCAACGGGTGGAGCGAGAGAAGACACCCGATGGAGCGTACCCCGGACGGCCACTGGCGAATCCGCATACCGCTTCCGCCCGGACGCTACGCCTTCAAGTACCTCTGCCGGGGAGACTGGTACAACGACCCGCAGGCGGACGCCTACCGCGAGAACGCCTGGGGGAGCGTCGACTCCCTGATCAGCATCCCCCGTTCGCGTTGA
- a CDS encoding 2-oxoacid:acceptor oxidoreductase family protein yields MTEKIIEKPRSILDEYKYKPGADKTSTHYCPGCGHGNIHKLIGMAVDELDVADRTILISPVGCSVFAYYYFNFGNIQVPHGRAPAAATGAKRSRPDSIVISYQGDGDLAAIGGNNILQAANRGENITVFFVNNAIYGMTGGQMAPTTLVGQSTSTTPRGRTIRNEGYPIRVCELLSSLEAPAYLERVALIDPKHVAKARKAIKKAIQTQVEGKGFSLVEILSPCPTGWKITPVQSRKWIEETMLPIFPLGVYRDKTGDEPGSFDELDPEPVERVLGIGGDDGGDKAPRQKLDREIRMKVAGFGGQGILFLGEVLADAGMHAGYHVTWLPSYGPEMRGGTANCQVVVSEERIGAPLVSRPTVLIAMNRPSFERFTPDLQPGGTVIYDSSLIENVTVPEGIKGYGVPATKIADDLGNTRVANVVAMGAYLGVTDLFSREQAEKALRLHIKKEKLIPLNLKALDAGIQAAKALL; encoded by the coding sequence GTGACGGAAAAGATCATCGAGAAACCGCGAAGCATTCTGGACGAATACAAATACAAACCGGGGGCGGACAAGACTTCGACCCACTACTGCCCCGGCTGCGGCCACGGCAACATCCACAAGCTGATCGGCATGGCCGTGGACGAGCTGGACGTGGCGGACCGCACCATCCTGATCAGCCCGGTCGGGTGCAGCGTTTTCGCCTACTACTACTTCAACTTCGGCAACATCCAGGTCCCCCACGGCCGGGCGCCGGCGGCGGCGACGGGCGCCAAACGAAGCCGTCCGGACTCGATCGTCATCTCCTACCAGGGGGACGGCGACCTGGCGGCCATCGGCGGGAACAACATCCTGCAGGCGGCCAACCGCGGCGAGAACATCACCGTCTTTTTCGTGAACAACGCGATCTACGGGATGACCGGAGGCCAGATGGCCCCCACCACCCTCGTCGGACAGAGCACCTCCACCACCCCCCGGGGGCGCACGATCCGGAACGAGGGCTACCCGATCCGCGTGTGCGAGCTTCTCTCCTCGCTCGAGGCGCCGGCCTACCTCGAGAGGGTCGCCCTCATCGATCCCAAGCACGTCGCCAAGGCGCGCAAGGCGATCAAGAAGGCGATCCAGACTCAGGTCGAAGGGAAAGGTTTCTCGCTCGTGGAGATTCTCTCCCCCTGCCCGACGGGTTGGAAGATCACGCCGGTGCAGTCGCGCAAATGGATCGAAGAGACGATGCTTCCCATCTTCCCGCTGGGCGTCTACCGGGACAAGACCGGCGACGAACCCGGCTCATTCGACGAGCTTGATCCGGAACCGGTGGAGAGGGTGCTCGGCATCGGCGGCGACGACGGCGGCGATAAAGCGCCCCGGCAAAAACTGGACCGGGAGATCCGGATGAAGGTCGCCGGTTTCGGCGGCCAGGGAATCCTCTTCCTCGGCGAAGTGCTCGCGGACGCGGGTATGCACGCCGGCTATCACGTCACCTGGCTCCCTTCCTATGGACCGGAGATGCGGGGGGGAACGGCGAACTGCCAGGTCGTCGTCAGCGAAGAGCGGATCGGCGCGCCCCTGGTCTCGCGGCCGACCGTGCTGATCGCCATGAACCGGCCTTCCTTCGAGCGATTCACTCCCGACCTTCAGCCCGGGGGAACGGTGATCTACGACTCCTCGTTGATCGAGAACGTGACCGTCCCGGAGGGGATCAAGGGATACGGCGTGCCGGCCACCAAGATCGCCGATGATCTGGGGAACACCCGTGTGGCGAACGTGGTCGCGATGGGCGCCTACCTGGGGGTCACCGATCTCTTCTCGAGGGAGCAGGCCGAGAAGGCTCTCCGTCTGCACATCAAGAAGGAGAAGCTCATTCCCCTGAACCTGAAGGCGCTCGACGCCGGCATTCAGGCGGCCAAGGCGCTCCTGTAG